The nucleotide window GCGCCGGTCTCGGGGTTGATCTTCCGCTTCTCGCTGCGCGTGTTGTAGCTGTTGTAGAACAGGATGACCGAGCGCAGGTCCTCGAACACGCCGTTGTGCATGTAGGGCGCCGTCACCGCGACGTTGCGCAGCGTCGGCGTGCGGTAGCGCCCGCGGGTCTCGTCGGTGCCACCTGCGTCCGGGTGGGCCGCGAGCCCGGTGTCGGCTTCGGTCACACCGTTGGCCGCGCGCAGCGCGCCGTTCTCGGGCACGCCGAGATTGTAGTAATGGTAGTCCGAAAACGTCTCTTCCGGGTCGATCGCGCTGCGCTTGAGCTGGTGGCACTGGTTGCAGTTGGTGAACTGCTGCGAGAAGAACAGCAGCCGTCCGAGCTCTTCCTGCCGCGTCAACTCGGCCTCGCCGCGCAGGAAGCGGTCGTATTTCGAGTCGAAGGTCGAGAACTCGGGCCCCCGCTCATAGGCGGCGATGGCCCGGGTCATCGCATCATAGGCGGCCTCGGGGTCGTCGAGCACACCCTCGCCGAAGAGCGCCGGGAAGCTCTCCCGGTAGACCGGATCGTCGCGCAGTCGGGCGGTGACCTCGGCCTTGTCGGCCATGCCCATCTCCATCGGGTTGAGCGGCGGTGCACCCGCCTGCGCCTCGAGCGTGCCGGCGCGGCCGTCATGGAACAGACCGCCCATCCATTCGCCCTCGGGGTCCTTGCCGAACTCGGGGATAAAGGCAGCATAAGTCGCGGTGGGCGCGTTGCGATCACCCAGCGACACGCCATCGTCGCCCGGCGAGGCCGCGCCGCGCGGATCCGCGAAACCGTAGGCAGGGTCATGGCAGCTCGCGCAGCTCTGGGTGCGGTTCTTCGACAGGTTCACGTCGAAGAACAATGCCTCCCCCAGCGCCTCGAGATCTTGCGGCGCCTCGGAGGGCGTCGAGCGCAGCGCGGACGCACCAAGCCCCGCGGCAAGCGCGGCGACGACGGCGATGCTGAGAATGGGGGCGGTCTTCATCCCGGTCTCCAGAAGCTTGCGGAGAATGACCTCCGTCTAGTCCGTTGCCGGTCGCCCGTCAATTCCCGAGCGTTTCACTTGGGCAAGCCGCGACGCCCTGCCGCGGCTTGTCATGCGCATCTCAGGCCCGCGTTACGAGCCCCAGATCGTCTTCACGTAGTTGCGGGTCTCGCGATAGGGCGGCACGCCGCCATGCTTCGCGACCGCCCCCGGCCCGGCGTTGTAGGCGGCCAGCGCCAGCCGCCACGAGCCGAACTTGAGGTATTGCGCCTTGAGATAGCGCGCCCCGCCCTCGAGGTTCTGTTTCGGATCGGTCGGATCCACCCCCAGCCGCTTGGCGGTAAAGGGCATGAGCTGCGCGAGCCCGATGGCTCCCTTGTGCGACTTGGCGCGCGGATTGAAGTTGGATTCCTGCTTCACCAGCCGCAAAAAGAGATCCTCGGGCACGCCATGCCGGCGGGCGGCGATGCGCGCCATCTCGGCGAACGGCCCCTGGTAACGACCGCGATACACGGGCGTGCTGCCCTCGTCGCCGCCCATCGGTCCCCACTTCGTCGGCGTCACCACCGACGGCGGCTTCAGCCGGACCGAGCTGCGGTATTGCTCGGAGGCCCGCGAGTCGAGAACGTTGGTCTGCTTGCGGAAAAGCATGACCCGGTTCTTCGTCGAAAGTGTCTCGGCCTTGGCAGCCGTGACGGAAAGCGCGGCGCAAACGAATGCCGCCAGCACGCTACGCGACAGTTTCTGCATGAAGCACCCTGTCCTGTCCCTGTTTCCCTGCGACGCGACCATACAGGAAACGCGGATTTTCGCTACCCCTGCGTGGCGTGGCGGCAAACCGCCGCCCAGCAGCGTACAAGACACGGTTAACCATTTATCGGGCAAGCTTCCCGCGATCCGGCAGGCCGCCGGATTGGCCGGAACGATCCGGTGGCGTCGGGCGGCGCGGCTGTGTAAGGCTGGCCGAAACCCCGGACGGGGAAGGAATCGGAACAAGCGAGTGAGGATGAGATGGCCGGATCCGTGAACAAGGTGATCCTGGTGGGCAACCTGGGGGCCGACCCCGAGACGCGCACCTTCCAGAACGGTGGCAAGGTCTGCAACCTGCGCGTCGCCACCTCGGAGACCTGGAAGGACCGCAACACCGGCGAGCGGCGCGAGCGCACCGAATGGCACCAGGTGGCGATCTTCTCGGAGCCGCTGGCGCGCATCGCCGAGCAATATCTGCGCAAGGGCTCGAAGGTCTACCTCGAGGGCCAGCTCGAGACGCGCAAGTGGCAGGACCAGTCCGGCCAGGATCGCTATTCGACCGAGGTCGTGCTGCGCCCCTACCGTGGCGAGCTGACCCTGCTCGACAGCCGCGGCGGCGGTGGCGGCGGCGGTGACTTCGGAGGCTCCGGCGGCGGCTACGGTGGTGGCGGCGGCGGAGGCGGCTACGGCGGTGGCCGCGACGACTCCTACGGCGGCGGTGGTGGCGGCGGTGGCCGTGCGCCCTCGCGCGACCTCGACGACGAGATCCCGTTCTGAGATCACGCCAAACCCGTGATGACGAAGGCCCGGTGCGCAGAATGCGCCCGGGCCTTTTTCCGTTCTCGAACAATGATCGCGCCGCAACGATGCGCCTTGGCCTTCTCACCGGGGTGCGCGCTCCGGCGCAGGGTGGGCTTGCAACCCTCCACTCCGCTCAGAGCGGCCCGTCCTCGAGCACGCCGTCGGCCGACATCTGCGCGTAGAGCAAACCCTCGCGCAGACCGCGATCGGCGACCGAAAGCCGGTCCGTCGGCCACAGCCGCAGCAGCGCCTGCAGGATCGCGGCCCCCGACATGATGAGCGCCTGCCGGTCCTGCCCGATGCGCGGGTCGCGCCGCCGGCCGACAGGCCCGAGTTCCAGATATTGCGCGATGACCGCCTCGATCTGGTCGGTGGTCATCCGCAGACCGTCGACCTTGGTGCGGTCGTAGCGCCGCAACCCGAGATGCGATGCGGCCACGGTGGTCACCGTCCCCGACGTGCCGACGATCTGGAACCCCTCGCGCGCCTGCACGTCCTTGTAGGGCGCGAATTCTGAAAGGTTTTCCTCGAAATACCAGCTCATCAGCGCGTAGCGCGCAGCGTCGTCCTCGACATCGGAGAATTGGTCGCGCAGGGTCGCCACCCCAAGCGGCACCGAAATCCAGTCGACGACCTTGGCCGCTGGAAACGGACTTTCGGGTGGGTGGAAGCCCGCGTGCAGCCGCATGATCGCCGCCGGCCGGTCGCGGCGCGGCACCGAGGACAGGTCGATCCAGACGAGCTCGGTCGAGCCGCCGCCGATGTCGACCACGAGAAGCTGCTCGGTGCGGGTCGAGACCAGCGGCGCACAGGAGATCACGGCGAGCCGCGCCTCTTCCTCGGGCTGGATGATCTCGAGTTGCAGGCCGGTGTCGCGCCGGACCTGCCGGATGAAGTCGCGCGCGTTGGCCGCCCGACGGCAGGCCTCCGTCGCGACGAGCCGCATCCGCTCGACCTTGTGCCGCTTGATCTTCTGCTGACAGACCCGAAGCGCGCCGATCGTGCGTTGCATCGAGGCACGCGACAAGCGCCCGCTCATCTCGAGGCCATGCCCGAGCTGAACGGACTTCGAAAACGAGTCCACCACATGAAACTGGCTGCCCTTGGGCTGGGCAATCAGCATGCGACAGCTGTTCGTACCGAGATCCAGCGCGGCATACAGCGCACTCGGATCCGGCGGTTTCGGCGCGGGGCTCTCTACCGGTTTCGGGAAAGCGCCCGCACCCTTGGGACGCCTTGGCGCCATTTCACTGCGCCTTTCCGAATATGAAGTTGTTCTAAAGATACGCTCGGCACGCTCACCACGCAAGGGAGATGCAGAGGCAGATCAGGGCCATTGTGGAAGAAATTCGATGGACAGGGCTTTCCGGTAGCGCACTATTCCCGCCGCAAGTCACCGCGCCCGACGCCAGGGCCCCGAGACAAGCTGCTGATTTGTCGAGCGTTTATCATTTACTTCCAAAAGGTCCGGCCGATTGTTCTCCACTCGGATCACGGGAGCGTGTCGCCCCCGGAACGCGGATCGGCGGCGCGCCATGTCAGTGGCGCGTTGGCTCGGTGGCAACTGCCCGTCAGGCGTCCGGCGACAGGCGCGCAGGGGTTCCCGGAGCGTTTCGAGGTCGCTCATCGCGTCGCTTGTGTCGAAATCCGACCCCGCGATATCGCGACACGCCGCTAAACAGGTCTTACTGGAGAGGGGGAATCAAACCCATGCCCGAGGTCACAATCGTCTACTGGCGCGATATTCCGGCGCAGGTCATCGTCGGTCGCGGACGCCGCGGCGCGAAGGCTCCGCTGCCCGAACGTTTCGAGCAGGCGATCGACCGGGCCGCAATGAAGGTCGGCGCGCGGGATACCGACGCCTACCTCGCGGAGTGGCGCAAGGGCGACCCCTACCCGGCAGAGGGCGATCCGCAGGAGGCGGCGCAGGCCGAGGCCGAACGGATCGACCGGGAGTACGATCAGGACCGCATCAAGGCGCTGATCGCCAACGATGGCTGGGCGTGAGCTCCCGATGAGCAAGAGGAACGCCGGATGGCCCTTCTGAACTTCCGCAGCGCGAAACCCGCAAAGCCCACCGGCACGCTCGGCTCGCTGTTGTCCGACTACTCCATCGAGGTGATGCCGCGCACCGCCGCCAAGGTCGAGGACTTCCGCGCCCTGCTGCCCCGGTCCACCCGGGTCTACATCGCCCATATCGACGGCACGCCGATCGACGAGATGGTCGCCACGGCGAAACGGATCTCGGCCGAGGGGTTCGAGGTCATGCCGCATTTCCCCGCGCGCATCATCCGCGACAGGGCGACGCTCGCCGACTGGATCGCCCGCTACCAGGGCGAGGCCGGCGTGCACCAGGGCCTCATTCTCGCGGGTGGCGTCCCCGAGCCGCAGGGCGATTTCCATTCGTCGATGCAGTTGCTCGAGACCGGTCTCTTCGACAAGGCGGGCTTCGACCGGCTGCACGTCGCCGGCCACCCCGAGGGCAACCGCGACATCGACCCCGCGGGCGGCGAGGACACCGTCATGGAGGCCGCGCGCTGGAAGCAGGACTTCTCCGAGCGCACCGACGCCGAGATGGCGCTCGTCACGCAGTTCGCCTTCGAGGCCGAGCCGGTGCTTGCCTGGGGCGCCCGTCTGCGCGACGCCGGCGTGACGCTGCCGATCCATGTCGGGCTTGCCGGCCCGGCAAAGCTCCAGACCCTCATCAAGTTCGCCGTGGCCTGCGGCGTCGGCCCCTCGCTACGGGTGCTGCAGAAACGCGCGCTCGACGTGAGCAAGCTGCTGCTGCCCTACGAGCCGACCGACATCGCCACCGAGCTCGCCGCGCGCAAGGCCGCCGATCCGGCGTTTCCGATCGAGCAGGTGCATCTCTTCCCGCTTGGCGGTATCAAGAGCTGCGCCGAATGGGCCGCCACGCACGGCGGCACAGCGACACTGCCCGCAGCACGGGCAGTGTAAGACCGAAAGGCACCGCAACGGGCATGGCCAAGGCACTTCTTTTCGACCTCGACGGAACGCTGCTCGTCTCCGATCCCCTTCATATCGCCGTCTTCGGCGAGTTCTTCGCCGAGCGCGGGATGCCCTACTCCGAAGAGGTCTACGAGCGGCAGATACACGGCTCGCACAACGCCGAGATCTTCCCGCGGCTCTTTCCCGGCGAGGACGCCAAGGCGCTGGCCGAGGAAAAGGAACGCCGGTTTCGCGAACGGCTCGCGCCCGGCACGCCGCCGATGCCCGGTGCCCGAGCGCTGCTCGACCGCGCGGTCGAAAGGAACTGGCGTCTTGCCGTGGTGACCAACGCCCCGCGCATCAACGCCGAGCACATGCTGAACGCCATCGGTCTGCGCGACTACTTCGAGACGCTCGTCATCGGGGACGAATGCGCGCGCGGCAAGCCCGACCCAGAGCCCTACCTCGCGGCGATGCGCGCGCTCGACGTGAGCCCGCGCGACTGCATCGCCTTCGAGGACAGCCAGAGCGGCATGCGCGCCGCCGCGCGCTCCGGTGCCTTCGGCGTGGGCGTCCTTTCGGGCGTGGCCCCCGACCGGCTGATCGAGGTCGGCGCCAAGGCGACGATCCGCGATTTCGAAGATGACACGTTGCCGGAAATCCTGGCGCGCCTGGAAGGAGAGACCACCCCATGACAAGGACCGTAGTCGAGTCCAAGAGCAAGACCGTCACCATCGGCTTCGACGAGCCGTTCTGCGTGATCGGCGAACGCATCAACCCGACCGGCCGCAAGAAGCTGGCCGCGGAGCTCGAAGCGGGCGACTTCTCGACCGTCGAGAAGGATGCGCTGGCGCAGGTCGCCGCCGGGGCCGCGGTGCTCGATATCAATGCGGGCGTGGTCTACAACTCGAACCCCAACCCCAACGAGACCGAGCCGCCGCTGATGCGCTCCATCGTCGAGCTGGTGCAGGGCCTCGTGGACGTGCCGCTCTGCATCGACAGCTCGGTGCCGGGCGCACTCGAGGCCGGGCTCGAGGCGGCGAACGGCCGCCCGCTGCTGAACTCGGTCACCGGCGAGGAAGAGCGGCTCGAACTGGTGCTGCCGCTGGTCAAGAAATACAACGTGCCGGTCGTGGCGATCTCGAACGACGACACCGGCATCTCGGAAGATCCCGACGTGCGCTTCGCGGTGGCGAAGAAAATCGTCGAGCGGGCCGCCGATTTCGGCATTCCCGCGCATGACATCGTCGTCGATCCGCTGGTCATGCCCATCGGCGCCATGGCGACCGCCGGCCAGCAGGTCTTTGCCCTCGTGCGGCGCCTGCGCGACGAGCTGGGCGTGAACACCACCTGCGGCGCGTCCAACATCTCGTTCGGGCTGCCCAACCGGCACGGCGTCAACAACGCCTTCCTGCCGATGGCCTGCGGCGCGGGCATGACCAGCGCGATCATGAACCCCGTCGCCCTGCCCGTCACCCAGAGCAAGATCGCCGAGAAGAAGGCCGAGGTCGCCGCCGCCGGCGTCGTGCTGCCCGAGGACATGGACGACGAGACCTTCGTGACGCTCTTCGGGCTGGGCTCGACCAGGCCAAGGCCGGGGTCCGAGATGACCGCGATCCGCGCCGCGAACCTGCTGATGAACCAGGACCCGCACGGCGGCAGCTGGATCTCGTTCAACAAGGCGCTCGAAGGCGGTGCCGAGGCGGCCGGCGCGCGGGGCGGACGCCGTGGCGGCGGGCGCCGTCGCCGGGGCTGACGCGCGCCCTGCCCTCCGATCTCCTTTCATGGCGGGGCGCCTTGCGGGCGCCCCGTTTCCCGTTTCATAATCATTCCGGAGATTATGAATTCCCCTCACCGAGCGGGCTGTGGACCACCCGACCCGACGATCAAAGGCAGGACACATGAGTGACGCGCTGACCGACCTCCTCTCGACCCGCGACTGGCTGATGGCAGACGGTGCCACCGGCACCAACCTCTTCAACATGGGCCTCAGCTCGGGCGACGCGCCGGAATTCTGGAACGAGGATCATCCCGACCGCATCCGCACGCTCTACCGCAACGCGGTCGAGGCGGGCTCCGACATCTTCCTGACCAACAGCTTCGGCGCCAACGCCTCGCGGCTGAAGCTGCATGACGCCCAGCACCGCGCGCAGGAGTTGTCGCGCATGGCCGCCGAGCTCGGTCGCGAGGTCGCAGACGCCGCGGGCCGCAAGGTCGTGGTCGCGGGCTCGGTCGGCCCCACCGGCGAGATCATGGGTGCCGTCGGCACGCTCAGCCATGAGACCGCCGTCGAGATGTTCGAGGAAACCGCGACCGGCCTCAAGGAAGGCGGCGCCGACGTGCTCTGGGTCGAAACGATCTCGGCGGCCGAGGAATTCGCCGCCGCCGCCGAGGCCTTTGCCAACGTCGGCATGCCGTGGTGCGGCACCATGAGCTTCGACACCGCTGGGCGCACGATGATGGGGCTCACGTCCGAGAACTTCGTGAAGCTGGTCGAGGGGCTGCCGAACCCGCCGCTGGCCTTCGGGGCCAACTGCGGCGTCGGTGCGGCGGACCTGCTGCGCACCGTGCTGGGCTTCTCGGCCACCGGCACCGAGCGCCCGATCATCGCCAAGGGCAACGCCGGCATCCCGCGCTACGAGGACGGCCACATCCATTACAACGGCACGCCCGAGCTGATGGCGAAATACGCCTGCCTGGCGTGGGAGTCCGGCGCCCGCATCATCGGCGGCTGCTGCGGCACGATGCCCGAGCACCTGCGCGCCATGCGGGCCGCGCTCGAAAGCCACACCAAGGGGCCGCGCCCCACGCTCGAGCAGATCGCCGAGACGCTGGGCGGGTTCAGCTCGGACAGCGACGGCACCGGCGACACGTCCGATGCGCCGAAGCGGGAACGTCGCGGCCGCCGTCGCGGCTGAACACTGGGCGCCGCCCCTCGCGGCGGTCAAAGAAAAAGGGCCGGCCCCCGATGGAAGCCGGCCCGTCGATCCCGGCGCATGCGCGCGCCGGGATATGCGCCTGTCTCAGACGAACTCGATGTTGGCCATGCTCAGCTCGGCCTGGGTCACACCCTCGAAGGTGATCATGTGACCGTCCGCCTCGACCATGGTCGAGGTCATGCCGTCCATCGTGGTCTCGGTGAAGGTCAGGTCGTCGGCGCTGACACCGAAGAGCTCGACCACGTCCTCGGAGACATCGAAGTCGGTGACCACGTCGGACTCGCCGTCGCGGATGTCGTTGAAGACGAAGGTGTCGGCACCGTCGCCACCCGACATCATGTCGTCGCCCCAGCCGCCGACCATGCGGTCGTCGCCCGAGCCACCCATGAGCATGTCGTTGCCGTTGCCGCCTGCGACGAAGTCGTTGCCTGCGCCGCCGTCGACATGGTCGTCAGCCGCGCCCGCGCCGATCACGTCGTCGCCGTCGCCGCCTTCGATCCAGTCCATGCCGCCGCCGCCGCCGAGGCTGTCGGCGCCGTCACCGCCCATGACGGTGTCGTCGCCTGCGGCGCCACCCATGGTGTCGCTGCCGGTGCCGCCGGTGAGCATGTCGTCACCGTTGCCGCCGTTGACGATGTCGTCGCCCGCGCCGCCGTCGACCGTGTCGTTGCCGTCGCCGCCACCGAGAGCGTCGTCACCGGCACCGCCCGAAAGCATGTCCATGCCGGCACCGCCGCCAAGCGCGTCGTTGCCATCACCGCCGTCGGCCGTGTCGTTGCCGTCGCCGCCGGAGATGACGTCATTGCCCGCGCCGCCGTTGAGCACGTCGTCGCCCTCGGCACCCACGAGGCTGTCGGCACCGCCGCCGCCGCCGATGTTGTCGTTGCCGGCATCGCCGCGCAGGAAGTCGCGACCGTTGTCGCCCCGCAGGATGTCGTCGCCGTCACCGCCATAGGCCCAGTCGAACGAATTGCCGGTGTGGCTGTTGTCGAAGCCGTCGTCACCGTCGGCCCAGCTGCCGGTGTGGATCTCGTCATTGCCGGCACCTCCGTAGATGGTATCGGAGCCGTCGGCCATGGCGTTGAAGCCACCGCCTGTCGCCGTCGAGACCCGGCTGTCGTCGTCGCCGGTGATGATGTCGTCACCGTCGCCGCCCTCGATCATGTCGTTGCCGGCACCGCCCGCGTAGCCGTTGTCGTATTCCGACAGCGGCAGCGCGCCCGAGGCACCCGCATCGGCCAGGTTCAGCATGTTCGTATCACCGTCGCCCGCCTGCAGCGTGTCGTTGCCGACACCGCCATCAAGCGCATCCATACCGCCGTTGCCGAACAGCAGGTCGTTGCCGGAGCCGCCGAGCATGGTGTCGTTGCCGGCACCGCCGCCCATGTTGTCGTCACCGGAGTTGCCTTCGAGCCAGTCGTTGCCGCCGGCACCGCGCAGGATGTCGTCGCCACCCTGGCCATAGGCGCTATCGTCGGCCATGCCGGTGTGGCTGTTGTCGAAGCCGTCGTCGCCGTCGGCCCAGCTGCCGGTGTGGATCTCGTCATTGCCGTCACCGCCATAGATCACGTCGGAGCCGTCGGCATCGGCATCGAACTCGCTGCCCGCGGCCGAGGACACGCGGCTGTCGTCGTCACCGGTGATGATGTCGTCGCCGGCACCGCCGTCGATGGTGTCGTCACCCGCTCCGCCGGCATAGCCGTTGTCGTAGTCCGAGAGGCCAAGGCTGCCCGACGCGCCGTCGTCGGCGGCGTTCTCGGCGTTGTCGTCGAGACCGCCCATGATCCGGTCATCGTCGGCACCGCCGTCGATGGTGTCCGCACCGCCATTGCCGGTGAGCGAATCGTCACCGCCAGCACCGGTGATCAGGTCGTCACCGTTGCCGCCCTCGACCATGTCGTTGGCGTCGGTGGCCATGTAGGTCTCTCCGTCCGCGCCAAGCATCACGTCGGCACCGGCTGCGTCACGCTGCATGTCGAGCAGGGTCAGCGCATCCTCGAGCGAGCTCATCTCCAGTTCGCCGGCCGCCGCGGGAAGGATCGCGGTAAAGCCGTTCTCGCCACCGTCGACCTCGCCGTCGGTGCCCTCGCCGATCCCGTCGGGCACGGTGACGCCGTGCAGCACGATCTCGCGGAAGTCGAGCGGCATGATGTCGGAGCGGTTGTAGTCACCACCCGAAACCGGGCTGAAGAAGTTGGCCGCGTCGTTCAGGTCGAACGACATGATGTAGGTGAAGTTGCCGTCGGCGTCGGTCATCGGCGCGTCGCCGTCACCGTTCGTGAGCGGCATCAGCACGTCGCCGTAGGCGCCGAGACCCTCGAGCACCTCGACCATGCCGTCGCCGTCGGCGTCGTCGGTGATGTCGGGCGTGGTCGAGTCCGCCGGGTTTCCGTCCTCGTCGAAGAGACCGTGGATGTGCTGCGGCACGGGCGCGTTCGCTTCCATCCCGGTGACGGTGATCGCGACGTTGATATACTGGGTGCCGTCATCGTTCATCGCGCCGACGGCGGCAATCGCGGAGCCGCTGACGCCGGAGCTGTTCAGGGCCGTGAGCTGGGTGCTGTAGATGGACTCGGCCGAGTTCAGGAATGCCTCGAAATCGGAATAGCTGGTGCCGGGAACTGGCATGATCTTCCTCCCTGTGGGATCGTTGCAAGTGCCGTAGTCACGGCCCCCCGGAAAAGGCAGTTTCAAAAAACATCAAAAAAACTTGGATTTATTGCGAGCACCCCCGGCGCGGGCGACATCTCAGGTCGCGTCGAAGAGCGAAAGCTGGTCGCCCGCACGCGGCGGCGGTCGGAAGAGATCGCACCTGAGCGGCGGCAGATCGCGGTCCAGACCGAGCCTGCGCGCGGCCTTGCGAAACCGCTGCGCAATGATCTGGGCATAGTGCCCCTCGCCCCGCATGCGGGTGTGCCATGTGGCGCTGTAATCCTGCCCGCCGTGCATCTCGCGCAGCCGCGCCATGACCCGCGCCGCGCGGTCGGGATAGTGCTCGGCCAGCCACTCCTGCCAGAGCGGCGAGACCTCGTGCGGCAGCCGCAACATGATCCAGCTCGCCGCGCTGGCACCGGCCTCGGCCCCCTCGGCAAGGATCGCCTCGAGCTCGTGATCGGTGAGCGCGGGCACCACTGGAGACACCATCAGCCGCACCTCGATGCCCGCCTCGGACAGGCGCCGGACCGTGGCCAGCCGCCGCGCCGGGGATGGCACCCGCGGCTCCATCCGCCGGGCGAGCCCCGCATCCAGCGTGGTGACCGAGATTCCGACCCGCGCGAGCCCCTGCCCGGCCATGTCTGACAGGATGTCGATGTCGCGCTCGATCAGCGTGCCCTTGGTGACGATGGCCACCGGGTGGCGAAAGTCGCGCAGCACCTCGAGACAGGCGCGCATGATGCCACGGTCGCGCTCGATCGGCTGGTAGGGATCGGTGTTGGTGCCGATGGCGAGGGTCGCGACCCTGTAGCGGCGCGATCTCAACTCGCGCGCCAGCACCTCGGGGGCATCGGGGCGCGCCACCAGCCGGGTCTCGAAATCGAGCCCCGGCGAGAGCCCGAGGTAGGCATGCGTCGGTCGCGCGAAGCAGTAGATGCAGCCATGCTCGCAACCGCGATAGGGGTTGATGGTCCGGTCGAACGGGATGTCGGGCGAGGCGACGTAGTTGATGAGGCTGCGCGGCCGCTCGTCGCTGACGCTCGTGCGCAGGGGCGGCAGCTCTTCGGGAATGTCCCAGCCGTCAGAGGTGTCCTCGTAGTGCAGCCGCTCGAACCGGCCGCTCTCGCGGCTGGCGGCCCCACGTCCGGGACGGCGGTCTTGCGGAACGAAACGCTGGCTATGACTCATGGCTCCATGGTAGAACATAAGAGGAACACGTGCAACGCAGACCGCCACAGGTCGCTGGCGGACCCGCGCGTGTCGCAAACATCCAAGCGCCTTCGGCCATCCGGTCGCAGGAAGAATCCCAGACCCCGCGTGCCAAGCCACGCCCAAACCCAGGGAAACGCGCATGTCCGACGAAGAAGACGACATCATCCTGAGCGAGCTGAACGACGAAGAGCTGGTCGAGCAGATGTTCGACGACCTCTACGACGGCATGAAGGACGAGATCGAGGAAGGCGTAAACATCCTTCTCGAGCGCGGCTGGCAGCCCTACGACATCCTCACCAAGGCGCTCGTCGGCGGCATGACCATCGTGGGCCACGACTTCCGCGACGGTATCCTGTTCGTGCCCGAGGTGCTGCTTGCAGCGAACGCGATGAAAGGCGGCATGCGCATCCTCAAGCCGCTGCTGGCCGAGACCGGCGCGCCGACCATCGGCAAGATGGTGATCGGCACGGTCAAGGGCGACATCCACGACATCGGCAAGAACCTTGTGGCGATGATGATGGAAGGCGCCGGGTTCGAGGTCGTCGACCTCGGCATCAACAACCCTGTCGAGAACTACATCGAGGCCGCCGCCAACGAGAAAGCCGACATCATCGGCATGTCGGCGCTGCTGACCACGACGATGCCCTACATGAAGGTCGTGATCGACGCGATGGTCGAACAGGGCATTCGCGACGACTACGTCGTTCTGGTGGGCGGCG belongs to Salipiger profundus and includes:
- a CDS encoding virulence factor produces the protein MPEVTIVYWRDIPAQVIVGRGRRGAKAPLPERFEQAIDRAAMKVGARDTDAYLAEWRKGDPYPAEGDPQEAAQAEAERIDREYDQDRIKALIANDGWA
- a CDS encoding cytochrome-c peroxidase, which translates into the protein MKTAPILSIAVVAALAAGLGASALRSTPSEAPQDLEALGEALFFDVNLSKNRTQSCASCHDPAYGFADPRGAASPGDDGVSLGDRNAPTATYAAFIPEFGKDPEGEWMGGLFHDGRAGTLEAQAGAPPLNPMEMGMADKAEVTARLRDDPVYRESFPALFGEGVLDDPEAAYDAMTRAIAAYERGPEFSTFDSKYDRFLRGEAELTRQEELGRLLFFSQQFTNCNQCHQLKRSAIDPEETFSDYHYYNLGVPENGALRAANGVTEADTGLAAHPDAGGTDETRGRYRTPTLRNVAVTAPYMHNGVFEDLRSVILFYNSYNTRSEKRKINPETGAPFGPPEVPENIAMDKLTEGPALEDQRIDALVAFLNTLTDKRYEHLLQD
- the bmt gene encoding betaine--homocysteine S-methyltransferase; translation: MSDALTDLLSTRDWLMADGATGTNLFNMGLSSGDAPEFWNEDHPDRIRTLYRNAVEAGSDIFLTNSFGANASRLKLHDAQHRAQELSRMAAELGREVADAAGRKVVVAGSVGPTGEIMGAVGTLSHETAVEMFEETATGLKEGGADVLWVETISAAEEFAAAAEAFANVGMPWCGTMSFDTAGRTMMGLTSENFVKLVEGLPNPPLAFGANCGVGAADLLRTVLGFSATGTERPIIAKGNAGIPRYEDGHIHYNGTPELMAKYACLAWESGARIIGGCCGTMPEHLRAMRAALESHTKGPRPTLEQIAETLGGFSSDSDGTGDTSDAPKRERRGRRRG
- a CDS encoding lytic transglycosylase domain-containing protein — its product is MQKLSRSVLAAFVCAALSVTAAKAETLSTKNRVMLFRKQTNVLDSRASEQYRSSVRLKPPSVVTPTKWGPMGGDEGSTPVYRGRYQGPFAEMARIAARRHGVPEDLFLRLVKQESNFNPRAKSHKGAIGLAQLMPFTAKRLGVDPTDPKQNLEGGARYLKAQYLKFGSWRLALAAYNAGPGAVAKHGGVPPYRETRNYVKTIWGS
- a CDS encoding HAD family hydrolase, with the translated sequence MAKALLFDLDGTLLVSDPLHIAVFGEFFAERGMPYSEEVYERQIHGSHNAEIFPRLFPGEDAKALAEEKERRFRERLAPGTPPMPGARALLDRAVERNWRLAVVTNAPRINAEHMLNAIGLRDYFETLVIGDECARGKPDPEPYLAAMRALDVSPRDCIAFEDSQSGMRAAARSGAFGVGVLSGVAPDRLIEVGAKATIRDFEDDTLPEILARLEGETTP
- the ssb gene encoding single-stranded DNA-binding protein, giving the protein MAGSVNKVILVGNLGADPETRTFQNGGKVCNLRVATSETWKDRNTGERRERTEWHQVAIFSEPLARIAEQYLRKGSKVYLEGQLETRKWQDQSGQDRYSTEVVLRPYRGELTLLDSRGGGGGGGDFGGSGGGYGGGGGGGGYGGGRDDSYGGGGGGGGRAPSRDLDDEIPF
- a CDS encoding methyltetrahydrofolate cobalamin methyltransferase: MTRTVVESKSKTVTIGFDEPFCVIGERINPTGRKKLAAELEAGDFSTVEKDALAQVAAGAAVLDINAGVVYNSNPNPNETEPPLMRSIVELVQGLVDVPLCIDSSVPGALEAGLEAANGRPLLNSVTGEEERLELVLPLVKKYNVPVVAISNDDTGISEDPDVRFAVAKKIVERAADFGIPAHDIVVDPLVMPIGAMATAGQQVFALVRRLRDELGVNTTCGASNISFGLPNRHGVNNAFLPMACGAGMTSAIMNPVALPVTQSKIAEKKAEVAAAGVVLPEDMDDETFVTLFGLGSTRPRPGSEMTAIRAANLLMNQDPHGGSWISFNKALEGGAEAAGARGGRRGGGRRRRG
- a CDS encoding Ppx/GppA phosphatase family protein; the protein is MAPRRPKGAGAFPKPVESPAPKPPDPSALYAALDLGTNSCRMLIAQPKGSQFHVVDSFSKSVQLGHGLEMSGRLSRASMQRTIGALRVCQQKIKRHKVERMRLVATEACRRAANARDFIRQVRRDTGLQLEIIQPEEEARLAVISCAPLVSTRTEQLLVVDIGGGSTELVWIDLSSVPRRDRPAAIMRLHAGFHPPESPFPAAKVVDWISVPLGVATLRDQFSDVEDDAARYALMSWYFEENLSEFAPYKDVQAREGFQIVGTSGTVTTVAASHLGLRRYDRTKVDGLRMTTDQIEAVIAQYLELGPVGRRRDPRIGQDRQALIMSGAAILQALLRLWPTDRLSVADRGLREGLLYAQMSADGVLEDGPL